The following are encoded together in the Paludisphaera mucosa genome:
- a CDS encoding ABC transporter ATP-binding protein, translated as MTAGRPPLPRLRVQGLACGYGRGRPDVLTGVELDVEAGSILALLGPNGSGKTTLLRTLARLLPPRAGSITVDGEDAWKRGRAWSHRRVAIALQDEPQGSRLTIDEVVRLGRAAHRGWWLPMTDEDGAVVERVLERTRLAPIRDRTVDALSAGEWQRVVLAQAMAQEPRVLLLDEPTAHLDWHYQFEILELVDHLARDEGLAVVLSLHDLNQASTWADRIALLAEGALLCVGSPEEVLTADLLARAYRCPVLVDRHPLTGAPMVLPPPRSRRGAEETRKP; from the coding sequence ATGACCGCCGGCCGACCTCCCCTGCCCCGGCTCCGGGTCCAAGGGCTTGCCTGCGGCTACGGCCGAGGCCGGCCCGACGTCCTCACCGGCGTCGAATTGGACGTCGAGGCCGGCAGCATCCTGGCGCTGCTGGGGCCCAACGGATCGGGCAAGACGACGCTGCTGCGGACGCTCGCCCGACTGCTGCCGCCGCGCGCCGGATCGATCACGGTCGACGGCGAGGACGCCTGGAAGCGCGGCCGCGCGTGGTCGCACCGGCGGGTCGCGATCGCGCTGCAGGACGAACCGCAAGGCTCGCGTCTCACGATCGACGAGGTCGTCCGCCTGGGCCGCGCCGCGCATCGGGGGTGGTGGCTGCCGATGACCGACGAGGACGGCGCGGTCGTCGAGCGAGTGCTGGAGCGGACCCGCCTGGCCCCGATCCGCGACCGGACCGTCGACGCCCTGTCGGCCGGCGAGTGGCAGCGCGTGGTGCTGGCCCAGGCGATGGCGCAGGAGCCTCGCGTCCTCCTGCTCGACGAGCCCACCGCGCACCTGGACTGGCATTATCAGTTCGAGATCCTCGAACTCGTCGACCACCTGGCGCGCGACGAGGGCCTGGCGGTCGTGCTCAGCCTGCACGACCTGAACCAGGCGTCGACCTGGGCCGACCGCATCGCCCTGCTCGCCGAAGGCGCCCTGCTCTGCGTGGGCTCGCCCGAGGAGGTCCTGACGGCCGACCTCCTCGCCCGCGCCTACCGCTGCCCGGTCCTGGTCGACCGCCACCCCCTCACGGGCGCCCCGATGGTCCTCCCCCCGCCCCGTTCCCGTCGCGGGGCCGAAGAAACGAGGAAGCCATGA
- a CDS encoding alpha/beta fold hydrolase: protein MHQSSRRRLQLGLAAVLIATFGSHAAMAADGAPFEGEKSTWHDGFDRYDYVMDEQTFAVTPFQRDADERYGVKGPAKGRRRCIVVVPKTPAPGNPWSWQACYWDHEPQTEVELLRRGFHVAFVTPEPDKCWDAWYAWLTEKHGLSKKPAFIGMSRGGVNEYDWATANPDKVSCIYADNPAIRPSAFAKLDELARRDVPLLNICGSLDFLLERHTLPIENRYRELGGRVTVMIKEGAAHHPHSLRNPKPIADWLVEHVRPDVVARPDFLDASWAKTYFYGRESVYQHLKEEDTYATCRGPGFVDCYERYDAPAPGPWGLTGLTIIAPKTPAAGRPWVFRADRFNGEVGAVDLALLAKGYHIAAPPLLAQAGPLREEWDAVYKRMIDHGFARKAVLEGAGTSAGEAYAWAVENPDKVACLYAENPALRSLMAKTPPIDRLDVLARAGVPLIHVCGALDPWLEGETRVVERRYKELGGTITVVVKEGEGHFPLGPKAPEAIVSLITRTAN, encoded by the coding sequence ATGCACCAATCCTCCCGACGGCGTCTGCAACTCGGCCTGGCCGCGGTCCTGATCGCGACGTTTGGGTCTCACGCCGCGATGGCCGCCGACGGCGCGCCGTTCGAGGGCGAGAAGTCGACGTGGCACGACGGCTTCGACCGGTATGACTACGTGATGGACGAGCAGACCTTCGCCGTCACGCCCTTCCAACGCGACGCCGACGAGCGATACGGCGTGAAGGGGCCGGCGAAGGGCCGGCGGCGGTGCATCGTGGTCGTTCCGAAGACGCCCGCGCCGGGGAATCCCTGGTCGTGGCAAGCTTGCTACTGGGATCACGAGCCGCAGACCGAGGTCGAACTGCTCCGCCGCGGGTTCCACGTCGCCTTCGTCACGCCCGAGCCGGACAAGTGCTGGGACGCCTGGTACGCCTGGCTGACGGAAAAGCACGGGCTGTCGAAGAAGCCCGCGTTCATCGGCATGAGTCGGGGCGGGGTCAACGAGTACGACTGGGCCACCGCCAATCCCGACAAGGTCTCGTGCATCTACGCCGACAACCCGGCGATCCGGCCGTCGGCGTTCGCGAAGCTCGACGAGCTGGCGAGGCGCGACGTGCCCTTGCTCAACATCTGCGGAAGCCTCGATTTCCTGCTGGAACGCCACACCCTGCCGATCGAGAACCGCTACCGCGAGCTGGGCGGGCGGGTCACCGTCATGATCAAGGAGGGCGCGGCGCACCATCCCCACAGCCTGCGCAACCCGAAGCCGATCGCCGACTGGCTCGTCGAGCACGTCCGGCCTGACGTCGTCGCCAGGCCCGACTTCCTCGACGCGAGCTGGGCGAAGACTTACTTCTACGGTAGGGAGAGCGTCTACCAGCACCTCAAGGAGGAGGACACCTACGCCACCTGCCGCGGCCCCGGATTCGTCGATTGCTACGAGAGGTACGACGCACCGGCTCCGGGTCCTTGGGGCCTGACCGGCCTGACGATCATCGCCCCCAAGACGCCCGCGGCGGGCAGGCCCTGGGTCTTCCGGGCCGATCGCTTCAACGGCGAAGTCGGGGCGGTGGATCTGGCGTTGCTCGCGAAGGGCTATCACATCGCGGCCCCTCCGCTCCTCGCCCAGGCCGGGCCGCTGCGCGAGGAGTGGGACGCCGTCTACAAGCGGATGATCGACCACGGCTTCGCCCGCAAGGCCGTGCTGGAAGGCGCAGGGACGTCGGCCGGCGAGGCCTACGCGTGGGCCGTCGAGAACCCCGACAAGGTCGCTTGCCTCTACGCCGAAAACCCCGCACTGCGCAGCCTGATGGCGAAGACGCCGCCGATCGATCGCCTCGACGTCCTGGCCAGGGCCGGCGTCCCCCTGATCCACGTCTGCGGAGCCCTCGATCCCTGGCTGGAGGGCGAGACCCGGGTCGTCGAGAGGCGATACAAGGAACTCGGCGGGACCATCACCGTCGTCGTAAAGGAAGGCGAGGGCCACTTCCCCCTCGGCCCGAAAGCCCCCGAAGCGATCGTCTCGCTGATCACCCGAACCGCGAATTGA
- a CDS encoding SDR family NAD(P)-dependent oxidoreductase, with product MGQVRSWKDTRALVTGASSGLGRAVAEDLVRRGASVVLTGRSLARLDETARGLIAAGADPDRVAVVAADLTVEADRNRLFDAVRKRFGALDLVVNNAGVGATGQFDTHEAWVLRRVFEINFFAMAEVCRAALPLLGEGVDPVMLVMGSINARRGLPGRVEYSASKFAVSGFVESIRIEWRRYGIHVLQVNPGFTATPFDENAVAKTARVSVADWRTASPEFVAAAALRAVEKKKREITLSGKGRMLVLANRIAPWFVDWGLSRWILRKFPDSPVLRKPKPKKQVGQVS from the coding sequence ATGGGCCAAGTTCGATCTTGGAAAGACACTCGCGCGCTCGTCACGGGCGCGTCCTCGGGGCTGGGGCGGGCCGTCGCCGAGGATCTCGTCCGCCGCGGCGCCAGCGTCGTCCTGACCGGCCGCTCCCTCGCCAGGCTCGACGAGACGGCCCGAGGGCTGATCGCGGCCGGGGCCGATCCCGATCGCGTGGCCGTCGTCGCCGCCGACCTGACGGTCGAGGCCGACCGCAACCGCCTCTTCGACGCCGTCCGCAAGCGGTTCGGCGCGCTGGACCTGGTCGTCAACAACGCCGGCGTCGGCGCCACGGGGCAGTTCGACACCCACGAGGCCTGGGTGCTGCGCCGGGTCTTCGAGATCAACTTCTTCGCGATGGCCGAGGTCTGCCGCGCGGCCCTGCCGCTCCTGGGCGAGGGCGTCGACCCGGTGATGCTGGTGATGGGCTCGATCAACGCCCGCCGGGGGCTCCCCGGGCGGGTCGAGTACAGCGCCAGCAAGTTCGCGGTCTCGGGATTCGTCGAGTCGATCCGGATCGAGTGGCGGCGGTACGGGATCCACGTCCTGCAGGTGAACCCCGGCTTCACCGCGACCCCGTTCGACGAGAACGCCGTGGCGAAGACCGCGCGGGTGTCCGTCGCCGACTGGCGGACCGCGTCCCCCGAGTTCGTCGCGGCCGCCGCGCTGCGGGCGGTCGAGAAGAAGAAGCGCGAGATCACCCTCTCGGGCAAGGGCCGGATGCTGGTTTTGGCCAACCGGATCGCGCCCTGGTTCGTCGACTGGGGGCTCTCGCGCTGGATCCTCCGCAAGTTCCCCGACTCGCCCGTCCTTCGCAAGCCCAAGCCGAAGAAGCAGGTCGGCCAGGTCTCCTGA
- a CDS encoding DUF1289 domain-containing protein: MTTSPCLGFCRLDASSSQCLGCARTADEITAWRDAPPAFLERVWSELPARRERLGVGLHRLKWTRDGLVDFIAGTLRAGGGAWAFGNFGGASEFRVDPGEDCTRELIGPSRVVARTARAAIRFDVPEPIRVLSRARPGAEPRRGPLVLAVPRGRSRPGARPGLAAFGPDRDAIDGRDRDARLYDLGLPARGAAFCLRTDDPGLIRRLDDCLGLEWPDLFSNLGRRIVEASPARVVLGPIGRVEAFAPIAAIDDREPLAPIQLAGGRDVPNGLESLDALAPCAFYFPDEAASGSPSP; encoded by the coding sequence GTGACGACGAGCCCCTGCCTCGGATTCTGCCGGCTCGACGCCTCGTCGAGCCAATGCCTGGGCTGCGCCCGCACCGCGGACGAGATCACCGCCTGGCGCGACGCCCCCCCCGCGTTCCTCGAACGGGTCTGGTCCGAACTGCCGGCGCGTCGCGAGCGCCTGGGCGTCGGCCTCCACCGCCTGAAGTGGACGCGCGACGGCCTGGTCGACTTCATCGCCGGCACCCTGCGGGCGGGCGGCGGCGCCTGGGCCTTCGGCAACTTCGGCGGGGCCTCGGAGTTCCGGGTCGATCCAGGCGAGGACTGCACGCGCGAGCTGATCGGCCCGTCGCGGGTCGTCGCGCGGACGGCCCGCGCCGCGATCCGATTCGACGTGCCCGAGCCGATCCGCGTCCTGTCGCGGGCGCGTCCCGGCGCCGAGCCGAGGCGTGGGCCGCTCGTGCTGGCGGTCCCTCGGGGCCGATCCCGCCCCGGCGCGAGGCCGGGCCTGGCGGCGTTCGGGCCCGACCGCGACGCGATCGACGGCCGCGACCGCGACGCCCGGCTCTACGACCTGGGGCTCCCCGCCCGCGGGGCCGCCTTCTGCCTGCGCACCGACGACCCCGGCCTGATCCGCAGGCTGGACGACTGCCTGGGGCTGGAGTGGCCCGACCTCTTCTCGAACCTCGGCCGGCGGATCGTCGAGGCGTCGCCGGCGCGGGTCGTGCTCGGCCCCATCGGCCGCGTCGAGGCCTTCGCGCCCATCGCCGCGATAGACGACCGGGAGCCCTTGGCGCCGATCCAGCTCGCGGGCGGGCGGGACGTGCCGAACGGGCTCGAGTCGCTCGACGCCCTCGCGCCCTGCGCCTTCTACTTCCCCGACGAGGCCGCGTCCGGGAGCCCCTCGCCGTGA
- a CDS encoding FecCD family ABC transporter permease, which yields MSDRIVRVLILLALLTAVGLASLAVGSVRLSPAQIVAALSDRGPSRDVATTIVWDLRLPRVILGSLVGLALGAAGAAYQGLFRNPLADPYVIGASTGSALGATIVIVTAGQAGGMGFGAVPLGGFLGAMAAAGLVYMSTAWWGPAPIVSLLLAGSAVSSFLGAMVWLLMVLHDEELARIVSWLMGSLAGRGWPALIGGGPYIAIGFLGLCILSRPLDALSLGEQPARALGLPLKPISGLIVAAASLATAAAVAVAGVIGFVGLIAPHLARGFVGARHRYLIPASGLVGAILLVLADDLARTVADPIELPVGVLTAILGGPFFLVVLRRSVR from the coding sequence GTGAGCGACCGCATCGTCCGCGTGCTGATCCTGCTGGCGCTCCTGACCGCCGTGGGCCTCGCCAGCCTGGCGGTCGGCTCGGTGCGGCTCTCGCCGGCGCAGATCGTCGCCGCGTTGTCCGATCGGGGCCCGTCGCGCGACGTCGCCACGACGATCGTCTGGGACCTGCGGCTGCCGCGGGTGATCCTGGGCAGCCTCGTCGGCCTGGCGCTAGGGGCGGCGGGGGCGGCGTATCAGGGGCTCTTCCGCAACCCGCTGGCCGATCCCTACGTCATCGGCGCGTCGACCGGGTCGGCGCTGGGGGCGACCATTGTGATCGTGACGGCCGGACAGGCCGGGGGCATGGGCTTCGGCGCCGTGCCGCTGGGGGGCTTCCTGGGGGCCATGGCCGCGGCGGGGCTGGTCTACATGTCGACCGCCTGGTGGGGCCCCGCGCCGATCGTCTCGCTGCTGCTGGCGGGCTCGGCGGTGAGCAGCTTCCTGGGGGCGATGGTCTGGCTCCTGATGGTGCTGCACGACGAGGAGCTGGCCCGGATCGTCTCGTGGCTGATGGGGAGCCTGGCGGGTCGCGGTTGGCCGGCCCTGATCGGCGGCGGGCCGTACATCGCGATCGGCTTCCTGGGGCTCTGCATCCTGTCGCGGCCGCTGGACGCGCTCTCGCTGGGCGAGCAGCCCGCGCGGGCGCTGGGGCTGCCGCTGAAGCCGATCAGCGGCCTGATCGTCGCGGCGGCGAGCCTGGCGACGGCCGCCGCGGTGGCGGTCGCGGGCGTCATCGGCTTCGTCGGCCTGATCGCACCCCACCTGGCGCGGGGCTTCGTGGGGGCTCGACACCGCTACCTGATCCCCGCCTCCGGCCTCGTCGGCGCGATCCTCCTCGTGCTGGCCGACGACCTGGCGCGCACCGTGGCCGACCCGATCGAGCTCCCCGTGGGCGTGCTCACGGCCATCCTGGGCGGGCCGTTCTTCCTCGTCGTGCTGAGGAGGTCCGTGCGATGA
- a CDS encoding ABC transporter substrate-binding protein, producing MPAPFAKSDDPHPALRAAFSRGEKVVIRPTVLALLAMLTACRQAKESGPPAAPPAPIPAVRITSQGAGWPLEVVDSLGRKVVLREPARRVVSLVPSNTEILFAVGAGDRVVGVTMMDDYPPEAKERKSIGGMAPGSVNLETLTALKPDLVLATGGVQQPLVEPLERLGLAVVALDAERPEDVAANIRLVGRLVDRGAEGEALASKFVERLDAVRRRVAARQDRRPKVLYLLYDDPLMTVGPGTFLGRMIEEAGGDNVFGDVSARYPTPSDEEVLVRAPEVVLATFGLMGGGGRPETENQARLLKRPGWRDVPAVRERRIHALDENLTTRVGPRLVEGLESIERALAPPGG from the coding sequence ATGCCGGCGCCGTTCGCGAAATCCGACGACCCTCATCCGGCCCTGCGGGCCGCCTTCTCCCGGGGGGAGAAGGTCGTGATCCGCCCCACCGTGCTCGCCTTGCTCGCCATGTTGACGGCTTGCCGCCAGGCGAAAGAGTCCGGCCCGCCCGCCGCGCCCCCCGCGCCGATCCCGGCCGTTCGGATCACGAGCCAAGGGGCAGGCTGGCCGCTGGAAGTGGTCGACTCGCTCGGGCGCAAGGTCGTCCTGCGGGAGCCGGCCCGACGTGTCGTCTCGCTCGTGCCGTCGAACACGGAGATCCTGTTCGCCGTCGGGGCCGGCGACCGGGTCGTGGGCGTGACGATGATGGACGACTATCCGCCCGAGGCGAAGGAGCGGAAGTCGATCGGCGGGATGGCGCCGGGGAGCGTGAACCTGGAGACCCTGACGGCGCTCAAGCCCGACCTCGTGCTGGCGACGGGGGGCGTGCAGCAGCCGCTCGTCGAGCCGCTCGAACGCCTCGGCCTGGCAGTGGTCGCGCTCGACGCCGAGCGTCCCGAGGACGTGGCCGCGAACATCCGCCTCGTCGGCCGGCTCGTCGACCGAGGCGCCGAAGGCGAGGCGCTCGCGTCGAAGTTCGTCGAGAGGCTCGACGCCGTGCGCCGCCGCGTCGCGGCGCGGCAAGACCGGCGGCCGAAGGTGCTCTACCTCCTGTACGACGACCCCCTGATGACCGTCGGCCCGGGGACGTTCCTGGGCCGGATGATCGAGGAGGCCGGCGGCGACAACGTCTTCGGCGACGTCTCGGCGCGCTACCCCACGCCCAGCGACGAGGAGGTCCTCGTCCGCGCCCCGGAGGTCGTCCTCGCAACTTTCGGGCTCATGGGCGGCGGCGGCCGACCCGAGACCGAGAACCAGGCCCGCCTGCTGAAACGCCCCGGCTGGCGCGACGTCCCCGCCGTCCGCGAGCGCCGCATCCACGCCCTGGACGAGAACCTCACGACCCGCGTCGGCCCCCGGCTCGTCGAGGGCCTGGAGTCGATCGAGCGCGCCCTGGCCCCGCCGGGCGGCTGA
- a CDS encoding LL-diaminopimelate aminotransferase: MATPPFVKSQRLQKLPPYLFAEIDKKKKAAIAAGRDVINLGVGDPDRPTPRPVVESLQKNVENPAFHQYALDQGSPELRKSIAAFCQTRYGLDLDPETEILPLIGSKEGLAHFPLAVLNPAEISLVPDPCYPVYRSASQFAGADVYTMPLERSLGFRPDLDAIPADVYALARLMFLNFPNNPTGGTADLPYFRKVVELAKAHNFTIAQDAAYNEMYFDQPAPSILQVPGAKDVAIEFHSLSKTFNMTGWRVGFAIGGEPIIAALKQVKANCDSGIFTAIQFAAKTALDRYDELTPPIRALYKERRDAFVGAMRKLGWDVPSPEATFYVWIPCPKGYTSSDLCARLLDEADVVTTPGLGFGRTADGYIRVALTVETPRLLEAVDRIGKLSL; this comes from the coding sequence ATGGCGACCCCCCCATTCGTGAAGTCTCAGCGGCTCCAGAAGCTCCCGCCGTACCTGTTCGCCGAGATCGACAAGAAGAAGAAAGCCGCCATCGCCGCGGGCCGCGACGTCATCAACCTGGGCGTCGGCGACCCCGACCGGCCCACGCCGCGGCCGGTCGTCGAGAGCCTCCAGAAGAACGTCGAGAACCCGGCGTTCCACCAGTACGCCCTCGACCAGGGCTCTCCCGAGCTTCGCAAGTCGATCGCCGCGTTCTGCCAGACGCGCTACGGGCTGGATCTGGACCCCGAGACCGAGATCCTGCCGCTGATCGGCTCGAAGGAGGGGCTGGCCCACTTCCCGCTGGCGGTGCTGAACCCGGCGGAGATCAGCCTGGTCCCCGACCCGTGCTACCCGGTCTACCGCTCGGCCAGCCAGTTCGCCGGGGCCGACGTCTACACGATGCCGCTGGAGCGGTCGCTGGGCTTCCGCCCCGACCTCGACGCGATCCCGGCCGACGTCTACGCCCTCGCCCGGCTGATGTTCCTGAACTTCCCCAACAACCCGACCGGCGGCACGGCCGACCTGCCGTACTTCCGCAAGGTCGTCGAGCTGGCGAAGGCGCACAACTTCACCATCGCCCAGGACGCCGCCTACAACGAGATGTACTTCGACCAGCCCGCGCCCAGCATCCTCCAGGTCCCGGGCGCGAAGGACGTGGCGATCGAGTTCCACAGCCTCTCGAAGACGTTCAACATGACCGGCTGGCGCGTGGGCTTCGCGATCGGCGGCGAGCCGATCATCGCGGCCTTGAAGCAGGTGAAGGCCAACTGCGACTCGGGCATCTTCACGGCGATCCAGTTCGCCGCCAAGACGGCCCTCGACCGCTACGACGAGCTGACGCCGCCGATCCGGGCCCTGTACAAGGAGCGTCGCGACGCCTTCGTCGGGGCCATGCGGAAGCTGGGCTGGGACGTCCCCTCGCCGGAGGCCACGTTCTACGTCTGGATCCCCTGCCCGAAGGGCTACACGTCGAGCGACCTCTGCGCCCGGCTGCTGGATGAGGCCGACGTGGTGACCACGCCCGGCCTCGGCTTCGGCCGCACCGCCGACGGCTACATCCGGGTCGCCCTGACGGTCGAGACTCCGCGGCTGCTGGAGGCCGTCGACCGCATCGGCAAGCTCTCCCTGTAA
- the folK gene encoding 2-amino-4-hydroxy-6-hydroxymethyldihydropteridine diphosphokinase — protein MSEGSLAIIGMGSNQGDREAILDEAVEILRATPHVHVWTVSRYYETTPVGGPPGQAPFLNAALLTEPVLDPLSLLERLHEVEARLGRVRDERWGARTLDLDLLLYGQEVRRTPQITVPHPRLPFRRFALVPAVEIAPWSLDPLTNMTVNELLASLDRRPSLIAVAAANPDDAGAVELASEVHSRIVQALGAESLRRDALKGDPPSGFPAHPRDRLFAEVRAAAHRMPESKWRQSGLGDRWLAADFALDLELRRAASMEASEPAVDEGRWKGVWNLFTYERAAAAAVDRALTPTFVVLIGREAAAIRDGGFPRPVLVPESSDPAAIVAEAVVACHATRA, from the coding sequence ATGAGCGAGGGCTCGCTGGCGATCATCGGGATGGGGAGCAACCAGGGGGATCGCGAGGCGATCCTCGACGAGGCGGTCGAGATCCTCAGGGCCACCCCCCACGTCCACGTCTGGACGGTCAGCCGCTACTACGAGACGACGCCCGTCGGCGGCCCCCCCGGCCAGGCCCCGTTCCTCAACGCGGCCCTGCTGACCGAGCCGGTCCTCGACCCGCTGAGCCTGCTGGAGCGGCTCCACGAGGTCGAGGCCCGCCTGGGCCGCGTCCGCGACGAGCGCTGGGGGGCGCGGACGCTCGACCTCGACCTGCTGCTCTACGGCCAGGAAGTGCGCCGCACGCCCCAGATCACCGTGCCCCACCCCCGGCTGCCCTTCCGGCGGTTCGCGCTGGTGCCCGCGGTCGAGATCGCCCCCTGGTCGCTCGACCCGCTCACGAACATGACCGTCAACGAGCTGCTCGCGAGCCTCGACCGCCGGCCAAGCCTGATCGCCGTGGCCGCAGCGAACCCGGACGACGCCGGGGCGGTCGAGTTGGCCTCGGAAGTGCATTCCAGGATCGTCCAGGCGCTCGGGGCCGAGTCGCTGCGGCGGGACGCCCTGAAAGGCGATCCGCCGTCGGGGTTCCCGGCGCACCCGCGCGACCGGCTCTTCGCCGAGGTCCGGGCGGCGGCCCACCGGATGCCCGAGTCGAAGTGGCGGCAGAGCGGCCTGGGCGATCGCTGGCTCGCCGCCGACTTCGCGCTCGACCTGGAGCTGCGCCGCGCCGCCAGCATGGAGGCGAGCGAGCCGGCCGTCGACGAGGGCCGCTGGAAAGGCGTCTGGAACCTGTTCACCTACGAGCGCGCCGCCGCGGCCGCCGTCGACCGGGCCCTGACCCCGACTTTCGTCGTGCTGATCGGCCGCGAGGCCGCGGCGATCCGAGACGGGGGCTTCCCGAGGCCCGTCCTGGTCCCCGAGTCGAGCGACCCGGCCGCGATCGTCGCCGAGGCCGTCGTCGCCTGCCACGCGACCCGGGCCTGA
- the smpB gene encoding SsrA-binding protein SmpB, which translates to MAKKDAGKSASKGKDDSDGIKIVARNRRARFDYDLIEKVEAGIVLTGTEVKSLRNGKASLDEAYAEVNRDEIWLNGCDIPEYLQANRMNHVPKRPRKLLLHRKEIEKLAGRTHERGITLVPLMIYFKKGMAKVEISVAKGRKTYDKREALKKQEAKRDIDRATRRRD; encoded by the coding sequence ATGGCCAAGAAAGACGCGGGGAAATCGGCCTCCAAGGGCAAGGACGATTCGGACGGCATCAAGATCGTCGCCCGCAACCGCCGCGCGCGGTTCGATTACGACCTGATCGAGAAGGTCGAGGCCGGCATCGTCCTGACCGGCACCGAGGTCAAGAGCCTGCGCAACGGCAAGGCGAGCCTCGACGAGGCCTACGCCGAGGTGAACCGGGACGAGATCTGGCTCAACGGCTGCGACATCCCCGAGTACCTGCAAGCCAACCGCATGAACCACGTCCCCAAGCGGCCCCGCAAGCTGCTCTTGCATCGCAAGGAGATCGAGAAGCTCGCCGGCCGCACCCACGAGCGCGGCATCACCCTCGTGCCGCTCATGATCTATTTCAAGAAGGGCATGGCCAAGGTCGAGATCTCGGTCGCCAAGGGCCGCAAGACCTACGACAAGCGCGAGGCCCTCAAGAAGCAGGAAGCCAAGCGCGACATCGACCGCGCCACCCGACGCCGCGACTGA